One Veillonellaceae bacterium genomic region harbors:
- a CDS encoding helix-turn-helix domain-containing protein, giving the protein MPTVGEILRSEREKKGLSIKDIEKATSIRVLYLEAIEADNYNVIPGEVYLKGFIRNYANCLKLDSQSVINLYHQSKASATSEAESANESKSDQPSSGRQADGTDSQNGKKSKLIVVGAAAIILIGSLLWAIGNRNTVPQQAPDPKPAPMAPVVPSQPAVPNPPITDKPAAQAKPIIVNAKYTDSCWTLVIADGKEIYEGIPKIGDTLTWEAQDNLSVQFGNARGVEITHNGQYLGKLGGKGEVIKKNFKAAK; this is encoded by the coding sequence ATGCCGACGGTGGGCGAGATACTCCGCAGCGAGCGAGAAAAAAAAGGGCTATCAATTAAAGATATTGAAAAAGCAACCAGTATAAGGGTGTTATACTTAGAGGCAATTGAGGCAGATAATTATAATGTTATTCCAGGGGAAGTATATTTAAAAGGATTCATTCGTAATTATGCTAATTGCTTAAAGTTGGACTCTCAGAGTGTAATAAATTTGTACCATCAGTCTAAGGCATCGGCCACATCAGAAGCGGAAAGTGCAAATGAGAGCAAGAGCGATCAACCTAGTTCGGGACGTCAAGCGGATGGTACTGATAGTCAAAATGGTAAAAAAAGCAAACTTATTGTTGTTGGCGCAGCTGCAATTATTCTAATTGGCTCTTTATTGTGGGCTATTGGCAATCGTAATACTGTGCCGCAACAAGCGCCAGATCCAAAACCGGCTCCAATGGCACCAGTGGTTCCTTCACAACCGGCAGTACCAAACCCGCCAATAACCGATAAACCTGCTGCTCAAGCGAAGCCTATCATAGTAAATGCTAAGTATACTGATTCATGCTGGACCTTAGTTATAGCCGATGGAAAAGAGATTTATGAAGGTATTCCTAAAATAGGCGATACATTAACTTGGGAGGCACAGGATAATTTGTCGGTACAATTTGGAAACGCTAGAGGCGTAGAAATTACACATAATGGCCAATACCTTGGAAAACTAGGCGGAAAAGGAGAAGTAATTAAGAAGAACTTTAAGGCTGCTAAATAA
- a CDS encoding DNA translocase FtsK codes for MKLFSQLPSELKYEICGIALITTGVLALISLLGQNVGPVGLFLAKIQKHAFGVGAPILPLLLLAVGSRYIWRHEKINYSLKFWGWISLYVIFLAIFHHLTIQYGHEILPESLVPGGGIVGGFTLFALRKLFGYHGAIIVLAALAICALILTTTWSLAHTLLTAKKKAFESIIMAREALASTTEPEDENEGVLETLASPREPKPKFFDQEEYDIQIKDSEQIRPKDEIIEPGVVSETLTEEPSQYETRTDYFLPPLSILKKASKTKNSKPPKEVAQNAEILMQTLENFNVSAKIINTCQGPAVTRYELEPAPGVKVSKIVNLSDDIALKLAATRVRIEAPIPGKAAIGIEVPNKDVFGVHLREVLESDDFQRASSRLVVGLGKDIAGQPIFADLAKMPHLLVAGATGSGKSVCINTLIASILFKASPDDVKFILIDPKVVELSNYNGIPHLMTPVVTDAKKAASALNWAVQEMERRYAVFAANGVRDIARYNEIVAEGSLPLVVIIIDELADLMMVAPVDVEDAICRLAQKARAAGIHLVLATQRPSVDVITGIIKANIPSRISFAVSSQIDSRTILDMAGAEKLLGKGDMLFYPVGIPKPLRVQGAFISDSEVEELVSYIKRHGEPEYDEGITTCEINASKGNDKNNTDQIQDELLEEAVRLVLETGQASVSMLQRKFRIGYTRAARLIDYMEEMKIVGPNVGSKARDILMTSEQVYSRYFSR; via the coding sequence TTGAAGCTATTTTCACAGCTGCCTTCGGAACTTAAGTATGAAATTTGCGGTATTGCGCTAATAACAACTGGAGTTTTGGCTCTTATAAGTCTTTTAGGGCAAAACGTCGGACCAGTTGGTCTATTTTTAGCGAAGATTCAAAAACATGCTTTTGGCGTTGGAGCGCCGATTCTTCCGCTGTTACTATTAGCTGTAGGCTCCCGCTATATTTGGCGTCATGAGAAGATTAATTATTCGCTTAAGTTTTGGGGATGGATTAGCTTATACGTTATTTTTTTAGCGATCTTTCACCACTTGACAATACAATATGGGCACGAAATATTGCCTGAAAGCCTCGTTCCAGGTGGTGGAATAGTTGGCGGATTTACGCTGTTTGCTTTAAGAAAGCTATTCGGTTACCATGGGGCTATAATTGTCCTTGCTGCCTTAGCAATTTGTGCGCTGATTTTGACAACAACGTGGTCACTTGCTCATACTTTGTTGACGGCTAAAAAGAAGGCATTTGAAAGTATTATCATGGCCCGTGAAGCGCTGGCATCGACAACTGAGCCTGAGGATGAAAATGAAGGAGTGTTAGAAACTCTAGCTTCTCCCCGGGAACCGAAGCCTAAATTTTTTGATCAGGAAGAGTATGATATCCAAATCAAAGATTCTGAGCAGATAAGGCCTAAAGATGAGATTATTGAGCCTGGAGTTGTATCTGAAACGCTTACGGAGGAACCAAGTCAGTATGAGACAAGAACAGATTACTTTCTTCCTCCACTTTCGATTTTGAAAAAGGCCAGTAAAACTAAAAATAGTAAGCCTCCCAAAGAAGTTGCCCAAAATGCCGAAATATTGATGCAAACACTTGAAAATTTCAATGTAAGTGCTAAAATCATTAATACTTGCCAAGGTCCAGCTGTTACAAGGTATGAGTTAGAACCGGCACCTGGGGTAAAAGTCAGCAAAATTGTCAATTTGTCAGATGACATAGCCCTTAAATTAGCCGCTACAAGAGTAAGAATTGAAGCGCCGATTCCTGGTAAAGCTGCGATCGGAATTGAAGTTCCAAATAAAGACGTATTTGGGGTTCACTTACGTGAAGTTTTAGAAAGCGATGATTTTCAGCGGGCCTCCTCGCGTTTGGTTGTGGGGCTGGGAAAGGATATTGCCGGCCAGCCGATTTTCGCTGATTTAGCCAAAATGCCTCATCTTTTAGTTGCTGGGGCAACTGGATCAGGCAAGAGCGTTTGCATAAATACGCTAATAGCAAGTATACTTTTTAAGGCTAGTCCTGACGACGTTAAGTTCATACTTATCGATCCCAAAGTTGTAGAACTTTCAAATTATAATGGAATTCCGCATCTGATGACACCAGTTGTTACTGACGCCAAGAAAGCTGCATCGGCTCTAAACTGGGCGGTCCAAGAGATGGAGCGGCGATATGCCGTCTTCGCAGCCAATGGTGTTCGTGATATTGCAAGGTATAATGAAATAGTCGCTGAAGGAAGCTTGCCTCTTGTAGTTATTATTATTGATGAACTAGCGGATTTAATGATGGTTGCGCCTGTCGATGTCGAGGATGCCATTTGCCGTTTAGCGCAAAAGGCACGTGCTGCGGGAATACATCTTGTTTTGGCTACGCAGCGGCCTTCCGTTGATGTTATAACGGGTATTATTAAGGCCAATATTCCATCAAGAATCTCATTTGCTGTTTCTTCACAGATTGATTCAAGGACAATTTTAGATATGGCTGGTGCCGAAAAGTTATTAGGAAAAGGCGATATGCTGTTTTATCCAGTGGGGATACCGAAGCCTTTAAGGGTACAGGGTGCATTTATTTCCGATAGTGAAGTAGAGGAATTGGTTAGTTATATAAAGCGGCATGGTGAGCCTGAATATGATGAGGGAATAACTACCTGCGAGATAAACGCCAGTAAAGGCAATGATAAGAATAATACGGATCAAATCCAAGACGAGTTGTTAGAAGAAGCTGTACGACTAGTTTTAGAAACTGGACAAGCCTCGGTATCTATGCTGCAGCGAAAATTTAGGATTGGATATACCCGGGCAGCACGGCTTATTGACTATATGGAAGAGATGAAGATTGTGGGGCCTAATGTAGGCAGTAAAGCTCGTGATATACTTATGACTTCAGAACAAGTGTATTCCCGCTATTTTTCTCGTTAG
- the mnmH gene encoding tRNA 2-selenouridine(34) synthase MnmH: MHKIISLEETLKLDNVIYIDMRSPNEFEQGHIPGAVNIPLFSNEERAEVGTIYKKVGNDEAKMKGLAIVSTKLPNLVSQIRAMYKKGGTVVVYCWRGGMRSKSLVTILEIMGITAYQLLGGYKAYRRYVLDSLEKFILIPRIVVLCGSTGVGKTILLNKLEKRGMPIIDLEALANHRGSVFGQIGLGKPATAQNFDANLLKKLQSLNSEPYIAVECESKRIGNIYLPDVLYNAMQKGTKILVKANIETRIQRLIAEYTGIYNENYEGIIASIKAISKRLGVKNAQKLIEDFSQGKINEVVRTLLVEYYDPLYGYETCNHGNYDMVIDAENLDQTIDSLVSYLNQEFRR, encoded by the coding sequence TTGCATAAAATAATTTCCCTTGAAGAAACCCTTAAATTAGATAATGTTATTTATATAGATATGCGTTCCCCAAATGAATTTGAGCAGGGGCATATACCAGGCGCTGTTAACATTCCGCTGTTTAGTAATGAAGAAAGAGCGGAGGTTGGTACGATATACAAAAAAGTCGGAAACGATGAGGCCAAAATGAAGGGGTTGGCGATCGTTTCTACTAAGTTACCCAACTTGGTAAGCCAAATTCGTGCTATGTATAAGAAGGGCGGTACCGTTGTAGTTTACTGTTGGCGGGGTGGGATGCGGTCAAAATCTTTAGTGACTATCTTAGAAATAATGGGTATTACTGCTTATCAGTTATTAGGCGGTTATAAGGCATACCGACGATATGTTTTAGATTCATTAGAGAAATTCATCCTTATACCTCGAATAGTAGTGCTCTGCGGCTCGACGGGAGTCGGCAAAACGATTTTATTGAATAAATTAGAAAAACGAGGTATGCCGATTATTGATTTGGAGGCTCTGGCTAATCACAGGGGCTCCGTATTCGGTCAGATTGGGCTTGGCAAGCCAGCGACTGCGCAGAATTTTGATGCAAATTTACTAAAAAAACTTCAATCATTAAACAGTGAACCATATATAGCGGTAGAATGCGAGAGTAAAAGAATCGGCAACATATATCTTCCTGATGTTCTTTATAATGCTATGCAAAAAGGGACAAAAATTTTGGTTAAAGCTAACATAGAAACTCGTATTCAACGGTTAATCGCTGAGTATACAGGGATTTACAATGAGAATTACGAAGGTATTATAGCTAGTATAAAAGCTATAAGTAAGCGATTAGGTGTTAAAAATGCCCAGAAACTGATTGAGGATTTTTCGCAAGGGAAAATTAACGAAGTAGTTCGTACATTACTGGTTGAATATTATGATCCGCTTTATGGATATGAAACTTGCAATCACGGTAATTATGATATGGTAATAGATGCTGAAAATCTTGATCAGACGATAGATTCTCTAGTAAGTTATCTTAACCAAGAATTTAGGAGGTAA
- a CDS encoding YgiQ family radical SAM protein, translated as MNNFLPICKEDMEKRGWDQLDFLFVSGDAYVDHPSFGPAIISRLLEKHGYRVGIIAQPDWRSTEDFKKLGKPRLGVLVSAGNLDSMLNKFTAAKKFRSTDNYSPGGKSGYRPERATIVYCNRIREIWKKVPLIIGGIEASLRRFAHYDYWSDSVRRSILIDSRADILVYGMGEKQIKEIADQLNQGIKVSDITTVQGTCYTSDSLEGLWDYLEVPSYDDVKQSKKAFADAFRVQYLEQDPIRGKNIAQKYTDQYVIQNRPALPLTVQEMDEIYDLPYARTYHPVYEQSGGVPAITEVKFSIVSHRGCFGGCSFCAIGSHQGRIIQSRSEESILREAQMFTTQPDFKGYIHDVGGPTANFRIPSCQNQSERGACKGRHCLFPAPCKNLDSDHSDYLSLLRKLRALPKVKKVFVRSGLRYDHLMASANYEAFLQELCTHHVSGQLKVAPEHISPKVMALMGKQGKDVYLKFARAYKLANEAVGKEQYLVPYFMSSHPGAGLKEAIELAEFIRDMKYHPEQVQDFIPTPGSLSTCMYYTELNPLTGEKVYVAKNPYEKKLQRALMQFRDPKNHHLVYEALIKANRRDLIGYDSKCLIKPPRRSEQSYSQGKKQRHLSVNRSKKSKTKRAKA; from the coding sequence ATGAACAACTTTTTGCCTATTTGCAAAGAAGATATGGAAAAACGCGGTTGGGATCAGCTCGACTTTTTGTTTGTCAGCGGTGATGCATACGTCGATCATCCTAGCTTTGGACCGGCTATTATATCAAGGCTGCTTGAAAAACACGGTTATCGGGTTGGAATAATAGCGCAGCCTGATTGGCGGTCGACTGAAGATTTTAAAAAGTTGGGAAAGCCGCGGCTTGGTGTTTTGGTATCAGCTGGGAACCTTGATTCAATGCTTAATAAATTCACTGCTGCTAAAAAGTTCCGTAGTACTGACAACTATTCACCTGGTGGAAAGTCGGGCTATAGGCCGGAGCGAGCGACCATAGTATATTGTAATCGAATACGCGAAATATGGAAGAAAGTTCCGCTGATTATTGGGGGAATTGAAGCCAGTTTACGGCGGTTTGCTCATTATGATTATTGGTCGGATAGTGTCAGGCGCTCAATATTAATTGATAGCAGAGCTGATATTCTTGTTTATGGAATGGGCGAAAAGCAGATAAAAGAAATTGCTGATCAATTAAATCAGGGTATTAAAGTATCTGATATAACGACAGTGCAAGGTACCTGCTATACTTCTGATTCGCTTGAGGGATTATGGGATTATCTTGAAGTCCCAAGTTACGATGATGTTAAGCAGAGCAAGAAAGCTTTCGCTGACGCTTTTCGTGTACAATATTTAGAACAAGACCCGATAAGAGGGAAAAATATTGCACAGAAATACACTGACCAGTATGTTATTCAGAACCGGCCAGCCCTTCCTTTGACTGTTCAGGAAATGGATGAAATTTATGATTTACCTTACGCTAGGACTTATCATCCTGTTTATGAGCAGTCTGGAGGGGTCCCGGCAATTACGGAAGTCAAGTTCAGTATTGTTAGCCATCGAGGCTGTTTTGGAGGATGTTCATTCTGTGCTATCGGTTCGCATCAAGGACGAATTATTCAAAGTCGTAGTGAAGAGTCTATTTTACGGGAAGCACAGATGTTTACTACGCAGCCTGATTTTAAAGGGTATATCCATGATGTTGGCGGACCAACAGCGAATTTCCGTATTCCGTCTTGTCAAAATCAATCCGAAAGAGGCGCGTGCAAAGGGCGCCACTGTTTGTTTCCGGCACCTTGCAAAAACCTTGATTCTGATCATAGCGACTACTTGTCCTTATTAAGAAAATTAAGGGCGCTTCCTAAAGTTAAAAAAGTTTTTGTGAGATCCGGACTACGTTATGACCATCTAATGGCTTCAGCTAATTATGAAGCGTTCTTGCAAGAACTGTGTACTCATCATGTTAGTGGTCAATTGAAGGTTGCGCCAGAGCATATTTCACCCAAAGTAATGGCACTTATGGGAAAACAGGGTAAAGATGTTTACTTAAAATTTGCCCGAGCGTACAAATTGGCTAATGAAGCGGTAGGGAAAGAACAATATTTGGTACCCTACTTTATGTCAAGTCACCCTGGTGCAGGCTTAAAGGAAGCTATAGAACTAGCGGAATTTATCCGGGATATGAAGTACCATCCTGAACAAGTCCAAGATTTCATTCCTACTCCGGGCAGTTTGTCAACATGTATGTATTACACAGAGCTTAACCCCTTAACTGGGGAAAAGGTATATGTCGCAAAGAATCCGTACGAAAAAAAACTGCAAAGGGCTCTAATGCAGTTTCGTGATCCCAAGAATCACCATTTAGTCTATGAAGCTCTTATTAAGGCAAATCGTCGTGATTTAATTGGATATGATTCTAAATGCTTGATCAAGCCGCCGCGGCGAAGTGAGCAATCATATTCTCAGGGAAAAAAGCAACGCCATTTATCAGTCAACCGAAGTAAAAAAAGCAAAACTAAACGGGCTAAAGCTTAG
- the dapA gene encoding 4-hydroxy-tetrahydrodipicolinate synthase — translation MKSFGRILTAMVTPFNDDYSVNYQRAAELAEYLVANGSDGLVVAGSTGEAATLDREEKLKLFKTVLEAVGDKASVIAGTGSNDTRASISLTQEAERIGVHGAMLVGPYYNKPPQEGFYQHFKAIAESTTLPLIVYNVPGRTASNILPDTIKRLAEIENIVAVKEASGNLDQVSEIIRTTPKDFMVYSGDDSLTLPILALGGVGIISVAAHIVGNKMQKMIAAFEAGKLTEAQTIHQELLPFFKVMFITTNPIPVKTAVNLIGQKAGPLRLPLIAPIDSEIAKIKQIMHEVGSL, via the coding sequence ATGAAGAGTTTTGGTCGGATTCTAACGGCAATGGTAACCCCTTTTAACGATGACTATAGTGTAAACTATCAGCGGGCGGCTGAGCTTGCAGAATACTTAGTGGCTAACGGCTCAGACGGTCTTGTGGTAGCCGGCAGCACGGGCGAGGCGGCTACTTTAGACAGGGAAGAGAAGCTAAAACTGTTTAAAACTGTTCTGGAAGCTGTTGGTGATAAGGCAAGTGTAATCGCAGGGACGGGTTCTAATGATACGCGAGCTTCTATAAGCTTGACGCAAGAGGCTGAGCGCATTGGTGTCCATGGTGCTATGCTAGTTGGTCCTTATTATAATAAACCGCCGCAAGAAGGATTTTATCAACATTTTAAAGCAATAGCAGAATCTACTACGCTACCGTTAATTGTTTATAACGTTCCTGGTCGAACAGCGTCTAATATTCTGCCTGATACTATTAAACGGCTTGCCGAGATCGAAAACATTGTAGCTGTAAAAGAAGCAAGCGGAAATTTGGATCAGGTTTCCGAAATTATCCGGACAACGCCTAAAGATTTCATGGTATACAGCGGAGATGACAGCCTTACATTGCCTATTTTAGCACTTGGCGGTGTTGGTATAATTAGTGTTGCGGCTCATATCGTGGGTAATAAAATGCAGAAAATGATTGCGGCTTTTGAAGCAGGAAAACTGACTGAAGCTCAAACCATTCATCAAGAACTACTTCCGTTCTTTAAGGTAATGTTTATCACGACTAATCCAATTCCTGTAAAAACAGCCGTTAATTTAATTGGGCAGAAAGCAGGCCCGCTGCGGTTGCCGCTAATAGCCCCAATCGACAGTGAAATCGCAAAAATTAAACAGATAATGCACGAGGTTGGCTCGCTATAG
- a CDS encoding translocation-enhancing protein TepA, which produces MEVIFVLYNDNPVTAPPGVNPEHPAPVAPSPAKKTRQAKKSSPVENIQELGTTEVPTAKTNIHVMTIIGQIEGHMVLPPQNKTTKYEHIMPQLVAIEQNPEIDGVMLLLNTVGGDVEAGLAIAEMVASMSKPSVSIVLGGGHSIGAPIAVSATYSFIVESASMTIHPIRLTGLVIGAQSSFDYLEKMQERVNRFVISHSKIKESKWKDLLYKTGELSRDIGTSVVGRDAVKFGLIDAVGGISDAMTKLQELIQANKETKGMKQ; this is translated from the coding sequence ATGGAGGTAATCTTTGTGTTATATAATGACAATCCCGTGACTGCGCCGCCAGGCGTTAATCCTGAGCATCCTGCCCCAGTTGCACCTTCGCCTGCTAAAAAGACACGTCAGGCTAAAAAGAGCAGTCCTGTTGAGAATATTCAAGAGTTGGGTACTACTGAGGTGCCAACCGCAAAAACAAATATCCATGTTATGACAATTATTGGTCAAATAGAAGGACATATGGTACTTCCTCCACAAAACAAGACGACAAAGTACGAACATATTATGCCTCAATTAGTTGCAATAGAGCAGAATCCGGAGATTGATGGTGTCATGCTGCTGCTTAATACAGTAGGGGGTGATGTTGAGGCTGGGTTAGCTATTGCAGAAATGGTTGCAAGTATGTCTAAGCCCTCAGTTTCGATTGTGCTTGGGGGAGGGCACAGTATTGGTGCGCCAATTGCGGTTTCTGCCACATATTCTTTCATTGTTGAAAGTGCGAGTATGACCATTCACCCAATTCGTTTAACAGGCTTAGTAATAGGGGCTCAGAGCTCTTTTGATTATCTCGAGAAGATGCAGGAGCGTGTTAATCGATTCGTCATAAGTCATTCTAAAATAAAAGAGAGCAAATGGAAGGACTTACTTTATAAGACCGGAGAATTATCTAGAGATATAGGAACATCTGTAGTAGGCCGAGATGCTGTAAAATTTGGTCTAATTGATGCGGTTGGCGGTATATCGGACGCAATGACCAAGCTGCAGGAACTTATACAAGCAAATAAGGAGACTAAGGGGATGAAGCAATGA
- a CDS encoding ribonuclease J, producing MAKIPQKVQIIPLGGLGEIGKNMTVIRYGDDIIVIDSGLMFPDDDMLGIDLVIPDISYLLDNRDLIRGIILTHGHEDHIGALPYVLKQLNAPIYGTKLTLGLLQGRLKENNVSSTSLIAIKPGDQISLGAFTIGFIRVSHSIADSVGLSIKTPIGTIVHTGDFKLDQTPVDGKVTDFHKFAELGDHGVLVLMADSTNAERPGYTMSEKSVGSTFDEAFRSACERIIIATFSSNIHRIQQAIDMTCKYNRKVAILGRSMSNVVNIALELGYLSIPEGVLIDIDEINNYPAAEIVIITTGSQGEPMSALTRMAMSDHRKVEIVPGDTVIISATPIPGNEKLVSRTIDYLFRQGAEVIYERDSGIHVSGHASQEELKLMHNLIRPKFFVPVHGEYRHLVKHAALAQELGMPKANIFIAENGNILEFTAEKGAIVGKTMAGNVLVDGLGVGDVGNIVLRDRRQLAKDGILIVVITMDKQRGGVLAGPDIVSRGFVYVRESEELMDDAKEKVQLALDKCETEGITEWAAIKANVRDVLGKYLYEKTRRRPMILPIIMEV from the coding sequence TTGGCAAAAATACCACAAAAAGTTCAAATTATTCCCTTGGGCGGACTAGGGGAGATTGGGAAGAATATGACAGTGATACGTTACGGCGACGATATTATTGTTATTGATTCTGGTTTAATGTTTCCTGATGATGATATGCTAGGTATTGATCTGGTTATCCCGGATATATCCTATCTGCTTGATAATCGCGATCTTATCAGGGGAATTATTCTAACGCATGGGCATGAAGATCATATTGGTGCTTTGCCTTATGTTTTAAAACAGCTTAATGCTCCCATTTATGGCACGAAACTTACACTTGGCCTTTTGCAGGGCAGATTAAAGGAAAACAATGTATCTAGTACAAGCCTGATAGCAATCAAACCAGGCGATCAAATTAGTTTAGGCGCTTTTACAATTGGTTTTATAAGGGTTAGCCACAGCATTGCTGATTCAGTAGGTCTGTCAATTAAGACTCCGATCGGAACGATTGTTCACACTGGTGATTTTAAGCTTGATCAAACACCGGTTGATGGGAAAGTAACTGATTTTCATAAATTTGCTGAACTTGGTGACCATGGTGTATTAGTGCTGATGGCGGATAGTACTAATGCTGAAAGACCGGGATATACGATGAGCGAAAAGTCTGTAGGAAGCACTTTTGACGAAGCCTTTCGTAGCGCATGTGAACGAATTATAATAGCTACGTTTTCATCAAATATTCACCGTATTCAACAAGCAATTGATATGACCTGCAAATATAATCGCAAAGTTGCGATTCTAGGTCGGAGCATGAGCAATGTAGTTAATATTGCTTTAGAACTTGGGTACCTTAGCATTCCTGAAGGGGTCCTTATTGATATTGATGAAATCAACAATTATCCGGCAGCGGAGATTGTAATAATAACAACCGGAAGTCAGGGCGAGCCTATGTCGGCTCTTACAAGAATGGCTATGTCTGATCACCGTAAGGTTGAGATAGTACCAGGTGATACTGTAATTATATCTGCAACTCCAATTCCGGGTAATGAGAAGTTAGTTTCACGGACAATTGATTATTTATTTAGACAAGGTGCAGAGGTTATTTACGAAAGAGATTCAGGAATTCATGTATCTGGCCATGCTAGTCAAGAAGAGTTAAAGTTAATGCATAATCTAATTCGTCCTAAATTTTTTGTTCCGGTTCATGGCGAATACCGACATTTAGTAAAGCATGCAGCACTTGCTCAAGAGCTTGGTATGCCAAAAGCAAATATCTTCATTGCTGAGAATGGGAATATATTAGAGTTCACAGCAGAGAAGGGTGCTATTGTTGGCAAAACTATGGCCGGAAACGTACTTGTAGATGGTCTTGGCGTTGGTGACGTAGGTAACATCGTCTTGCGTGATCGTCGTCAGCTAGCTAAGGATGGGATACTAATAGTTGTAATAACAATGGACAAACAACGCGGCGGTGTTCTTGCAGGTCCGGATATTGTTTCTCGCGGATTTGTATACGTAAGAGAGTCAGAAGAATTAATGGATGATGCCAAAGAGAAAGTCCAACTGGCGTTAGATAAGTGTGAAACAGAGGGGATTACTGAATGGGCTGCAATTAAAGCGAATGTGCGGGATGTTCTTGGAAAATACTTATATGAAAAGACCCGTAGGAGACCAATGATATTACCGATTATAATGGAAGTTTAA
- the dapG gene encoding aspartate kinase, translating into MRIVVQKFGGTSVASRENRALVVKKIKAALEQGLSPVVVVSAMGRKGESYATDSLIGLARESYQDIAPRELDQIMCCGEIISAVTMAGTLQAEGIDAVMLTGGQAGVTTDNNFNNARILKVDPTRMINLLKAGKLPVVCGFQGVSLDGELTTLGRGGSDTTAAALGAALNADLVEIYTDVDGIMTADPRIVSNAKILDRISYSEVCQLAHQGAKVIHPRAVEIVMPKGIPLVVKSTFSDAPGTLITNISKETTEGSTVTDRIATGVTYLSDIAQIKIDVTNEDPGQVSFRVFKLMADNGISVDLINVHPGQIMFTVEEGIAEKARAKLAEIGYKADVVSGCAKVSVIGGGMREVPGVMASFVEALAANGIRILQTVDSHTSISVLIRKSDIQKAVTSLHGKFNLSD; encoded by the coding sequence ATGCGTATAGTTGTCCAAAAGTTTGGTGGAACTTCAGTAGCATCACGGGAGAATCGCGCGCTAGTTGTCAAAAAAATTAAGGCAGCATTAGAACAAGGCCTTAGTCCTGTTGTCGTCGTATCAGCTATGGGACGTAAAGGAGAAAGTTATGCTACTGACTCGCTTATAGGTCTTGCGCGTGAGTCCTATCAGGATATAGCTCCTCGTGAACTTGATCAGATCATGTGTTGCGGCGAAATTATTTCAGCAGTTACCATGGCAGGAACTCTTCAGGCTGAAGGCATCGATGCTGTGATGCTTACTGGGGGGCAGGCTGGAGTTACTACCGACAACAATTTTAATAATGCTCGTATATTAAAGGTTGATCCAACTAGGATGATTAACTTGTTAAAGGCCGGTAAACTTCCTGTTGTGTGTGGATTTCAAGGTGTCAGTTTAGATGGTGAATTGACTACGCTGGGACGAGGCGGCAGTGATACAACGGCAGCTGCCTTGGGAGCTGCGCTAAACGCTGATTTAGTTGAGATTTATACGGACGTTGATGGTATAATGACGGCGGATCCTAGAATTGTCAGTAACGCAAAAATTCTTGACCGCATAAGTTACTCAGAGGTATGCCAGCTAGCGCACCAGGGCGCAAAAGTTATTCATCCGCGTGCAGTAGAAATAGTTATGCCCAAGGGAATCCCTCTGGTAGTTAAGTCAACATTTTCTGATGCGCCAGGCACATTAATTACGAATATATCAAAAGAGACTACAGAAGGATCAACGGTGACAGATCGCATTGCAACAGGAGTTACATATTTGAGTGATATCGCTCAAATCAAAATAGATGTAACTAATGAAGACCCTGGTCAAGTCAGTTTTAGAGTTTTTAAGTTAATGGCTGATAATGGAATTAGCGTAGATTTAATTAATGTGCACCCAGGCCAAATAATGTTTACCGTTGAGGAAGGTATTGCGGAAAAAGCGCGTGCTAAATTAGCTGAGATCGGCTATAAAGCTGACGTTGTTTCGGGTTGTGCAAAGGTATCTGTAATTGGCGGCGGTATGCGCGAAGTACCAGGCGTTATGGCCAGTTTTGTTGAGGCGCTTGCGGCTAATGGTATTCGTATTTTACAAACTGTGGATTCCCATACATCTATTTCGGTATTAATACGAAAATCCGATATACAAAAAGCTGTTACTTCACTTCATGGAAAATTCAATTTATCTGATTAG